The Halobacteriovorax sp. DA5 genome contains a region encoding:
- a CDS encoding GrpB family protein — TPSSVKSPNRIVESLNINSLKLHHCGSTAIPNIVAKPILDIVGEISCLEELDKKKDLLEKLGYEYKGEYGIEGRRYSVLYNFEKTKGFCHLHIFESGSKELKDHIIFKDYLISNPSAALRYEELKKSLDIPRSEYSNAKTEIISELLKEAYKERSSLYEDKRII; from the coding sequence AACACCTTCAAGTGTGAAGAGCCCTAATCGAATCGTTGAATCATTAAATATTAATTCGTTAAAATTGCACCACTGCGGAAGCACTGCAATTCCAAATATTGTCGCAAAACCAATACTTGATATCGTTGGTGAGATTTCTTGTTTAGAAGAGTTAGATAAAAAGAAAGATTTACTTGAGAAGCTCGGTTACGAATATAAAGGTGAATATGGGATCGAAGGTAGGAGATACTCTGTTCTCTATAACTTCGAAAAGACAAAAGGGTTTTGTCATCTTCACATCTTTGAATCAGGTAGTAAGGAACTTAAAGACCATATTATTTTCAAAGATTATCTTATTTCCAATCCAAGTGCAGCATTGAGATATGAAGAGCTTAAAAAATCTTTGGATATACCAAGAAGTGAATACTCAAATGCAAAAACAGAAATTATCTCAGAGCTATTAAAAGAGGCATATAAAGAAAGGAGTTCTCTTTATGAAGACAAAAGAATTATATAA
- a CDS encoding DEAD/DEAH box helicase — translation MTNNIPFEDFNLSAGLLESIKKCGFTTASAIQELTIDPILEGKDILALAETGSGKTASFAIPIIEHIIHDDLVEVDEVHYVVLSPTRELAQQTAKVFKDLGSDSGIKTVCVIGGESLEKQKEQIKKGAHIIIATPGRLVDLLKQKAVLIDRTYGIVFDEADRLFDMGFQRDIEYTLGQMPDDRQLIMVSATTNMAVLNTAYKFNSTPIEIKLNEDNMVVDHIDHKLAMINENEKMGLLVNLIRNHEDAYALVFCNTKFQTHLVAEWLIAMDFKAKAISGGLSQVKRTKLIKDFKSKETTILVCTDVAARGLDIKDVNLVINYDLPQDAANYVHRIGRTGRAGCEGEAISFCSFDDCEYLDPIQDFIGDKIPKLDVGPEDISKNLSKKPFIDRKTFKVVDRTTGKPLTQEQKDQRKKPLRKKAQNNTKKKTPEREKKTTVNDQSISKPVVKIEKKPNTPTFTIQADSQESAKAAALAFFKIKYDSQLSLDESTQGRKKFFLFGKRLTKFTYSLRPTYKKIVMPFLINLIKKANLKLFAKFSFNGKDIKIFFSGADEKILTRDNNELLQALEHLTRLHLYNSVEVPREVRLNFKCKGVKSQEDSLIKMVERETAKVLDSREPVTLKALNASDRRLVHQHLDKHKEVKTVSIGEGRMKKIKITLA, via the coding sequence ATGACAAATAATATACCATTTGAAGACTTTAATTTAAGCGCAGGCCTCCTTGAATCCATCAAAAAATGTGGATTCACAACAGCAAGCGCCATCCAAGAACTAACAATAGATCCAATTTTAGAAGGTAAAGACATACTTGCTCTTGCTGAAACAGGCTCTGGAAAGACTGCATCATTTGCAATCCCGATCATCGAACATATCATTCATGATGACCTCGTGGAAGTTGATGAGGTTCATTACGTTGTCCTTTCTCCGACAAGAGAGCTAGCGCAACAAACTGCAAAGGTCTTTAAAGATCTAGGTAGTGACTCTGGAATTAAAACAGTTTGCGTTATTGGTGGTGAAAGCCTCGAAAAGCAAAAAGAGCAAATAAAGAAGGGTGCTCATATCATTATTGCAACCCCAGGACGTTTAGTAGACCTACTTAAGCAAAAAGCCGTCCTCATTGATCGCACTTACGGAATCGTATTTGATGAAGCTGATCGATTATTTGATATGGGCTTCCAAAGAGATATTGAATACACACTTGGCCAAATGCCAGATGATAGACAATTAATCATGGTATCGGCCACGACTAATATGGCAGTTCTAAATACGGCCTACAAGTTCAACTCAACTCCAATTGAGATCAAGCTAAATGAAGACAATATGGTTGTTGATCACATCGATCATAAGCTAGCGATGATTAATGAAAATGAGAAGATGGGACTTCTTGTCAACCTCATACGAAATCATGAAGATGCATACGCCCTAGTCTTCTGTAATACTAAATTTCAAACACATTTAGTTGCTGAATGGCTGATCGCAATGGATTTCAAAGCAAAGGCAATTTCAGGTGGCCTTTCTCAAGTTAAGAGAACAAAGCTTATCAAAGACTTTAAATCGAAAGAGACGACAATCCTTGTTTGTACAGATGTTGCAGCAAGAGGTCTCGACATAAAAGATGTTAATCTTGTTATCAATTACGATCTTCCACAAGATGCCGCAAATTATGTTCACCGAATTGGTCGAACAGGTCGTGCAGGCTGCGAAGGAGAAGCAATAAGCTTTTGTTCATTTGATGACTGTGAATACCTAGATCCTATTCAAGATTTTATTGGTGATAAAATTCCAAAGTTAGACGTTGGCCCAGAAGATATATCGAAAAATCTTTCAAAGAAGCCATTCATTGACCGCAAAACTTTTAAAGTTGTCGATAGAACAACTGGCAAACCATTAACACAAGAGCAAAAAGATCAGCGCAAGAAACCTCTACGCAAAAAAGCCCAAAATAATACTAAGAAGAAAACTCCAGAAAGAGAGAAGAAAACAACTGTTAATGATCAATCAATAAGTAAGCCAGTTGTAAAAATAGAAAAGAAACCAAATACACCAACGTTTACGATTCAAGCAGACTCTCAAGAAAGTGCGAAGGCAGCCGCTCTTGCATTCTTTAAGATAAAGTATGATTCACAACTAAGCCTTGATGAATCGACACAGGGACGCAAGAAGTTCTTCTTATTTGGAAAGAGGCTTACAAAGTTCACTTATAGCCTTAGGCCAACGTATAAAAAAATCGTGATGCCATTTCTAATTAATCTTATTAAAAAGGCAAACTTGAAGCTATTTGCAAAGTTCTCATTTAATGGAAAGGATATTAAGATCTTCTTTTCTGGAGCAGATGAGAAAATATTAACAAGAGATAATAATGAACTACTCCAAGCTCTTGAGCACCTGACAAGACTTCACCTTTACAACAGTGTTGAAGTTCCTAGAGAAGTTAGACTAAATTTCAAGTGTAAGGGTGTAAAGAGTCAGGAAGACAGTCTTATTAAGATGGTTGAGCGTGAGACAGCTAAAGTTCTAGACTCTCGCGAGCCAGTAACACTAAAAGCATTAAACGCATCAGATCGCAGACTTGTTCATCAACACCTTGATAAGCATAAAGAAGTTAAAACAGTCTCAATTGGTGAAGGCCGAATGAAGAAGATTAAAATAACATTGGCCTAA
- a CDS encoding GrpB family protein produces MKFYEAQDYQDKVNEIFKDLESELSQHLVNVRIIHIGASSIPGAVSKGDLDVFVGVDKKDFESSLVTIKNLGYVEKEGTLRTPQLCMLITEKYNHDVAIQLVENGSEFEDFLKFKKLLSTKPSLVEEYNELKRSSSHLNEDEYRSKKSKWVESLLKSLMME; encoded by the coding sequence ATGAAATTTTATGAAGCACAAGACTATCAAGATAAAGTGAATGAAATTTTTAAGGACTTAGAGTCTGAGCTATCTCAACATCTTGTTAATGTTCGAATCATTCATATTGGAGCATCATCAATCCCTGGTGCTGTCTCTAAAGGAGACTTAGATGTTTTTGTTGGTGTGGATAAGAAAGACTTCGAATCAAGTTTAGTAACAATTAAGAACCTTGGCTACGTTGAGAAAGAGGGCACTTTAAGAACTCCTCAGCTTTGCATGCTGATTACAGAAAAATATAATCATGATGTAGCAATCCAGTTAGTTGAGAATGGAAGTGAATTTGAAGACTTTTTGAAATTTAAAAAATTATTGTCTACCAAACCTTCTCTCGTTGAAGAGTATAATGAGCTCAAACGAAGTTCTTCTCATCTTAATGAAGATGAATATAGAAGCAAAAAATCGAAATGGGTTGAAAGTCTATTGAAAAGCCTCATGATGGAATAA